From a region of the Rhodothermales bacterium genome:
- a CDS encoding HIT domain-containing protein, with product MDRMWSPWRSQYLHDAEQEHRPDGEGSVFSRIAAAPERDSEHLVLWRGEYLFVVMNLYPYNNGHLLLVPYRAVTDYEALTTAEQAELAALIGRAMGWLRQTLAPHGFNVGLNQGAASGAGIPDHLHVHLVPRWRGDTNFMPVTADVRVVPEALRDTYQKLRAAIEDDTSGAPAP from the coding sequence ATGGACCGCATGTGGAGCCCGTGGCGCTCGCAGTACCTCCACGACGCCGAGCAGGAGCACCGCCCCGACGGCGAAGGCTCGGTGTTCTCGCGGATCGCCGCCGCGCCCGAACGCGACAGCGAGCACCTCGTCCTCTGGCGCGGCGAGTATCTGTTCGTCGTGATGAACCTGTACCCATACAATAACGGCCACCTCCTCCTCGTCCCCTACCGCGCCGTCACCGACTACGAAGCCCTCACGACGGCGGAGCAGGCCGAGCTCGCCGCCCTCATCGGCCGGGCGATGGGGTGGCTCCGGCAGACCCTCGCCCCCCACGGGTTCAACGTCGGCCTCAATCAAGGGGCCGCGAGCGGAGCGGGGATCCCGGACCACCTCCACGTCCACCTCGTCCCCCGGTGGCGCGGCGACACGAACTTCATGCCCGTCACCGCCGACGTGCGCGTCGTGCCCGAGGCACTGCGCGACACGTACCAGAAGCTCAGAGCGGCCATTGAGGATGACACCTCCGGCGCTCCGGCCCCGTAG
- the ribE gene encoding 6,7-dimethyl-8-ribityllumazine synthase yields the protein MPNVIEGSLVASEARFAIVAGRFNEFITRPLLEGALDALRRHGADLDAVDVAWCPGAFEIPLVAKKMAASGTYDAVICLGAVIRGATSHYDYVAGGVASGIAEAASSTGVPVLFGVLTVDSIEQAIERAGTKAGNKGAEAAVGAIEMVNLLRQL from the coding sequence ATGCCCAACGTCATCGAAGGATCGCTCGTCGCCTCCGAAGCCAGGTTCGCGATCGTAGCCGGCCGCTTCAACGAGTTCATCACGCGGCCCCTGCTGGAGGGCGCGCTCGACGCGCTCCGCCGCCACGGCGCCGACCTCGACGCTGTCGATGTGGCGTGGTGCCCCGGCGCGTTCGAGATCCCGCTCGTGGCGAAGAAGATGGCCGCGTCCGGGACCTATGACGCCGTGATCTGCCTCGGCGCCGTGATCCGCGGCGCGACTTCGCACTACGACTACGTGGCCGGCGGCGTCGCGAGCGGGATCGCCGAGGCGGCGTCGAGCACGGGCGTGCCCGTCCTCTTCGGCGTGCTCACGGTCGACTCCATCGAGCAGGCGATCGAGCGCGCCGGGACGAAGGCGGGCAACAAGGGCGCCGAGGCGGCCGTCGGCGCGATCGAGATGGTGAACCTCCTCCGGCAACTCTGA
- a CDS encoding PHP domain-containing protein: MRRADLHTHTTASDGRLSPPGLVQKAHLRGLAALSITDHDTLAAYPTAILAAEKAGIELIPGVELSANVHGHDVHLLGYGFDLADAGLRAHLARYREERVGRAREMVDRMAALGYPVAWERVLEIAGGGAIGRPHVARAIVEAGHAETIQGAFAAFIGDDAPAFVPKGEATPEELIALVHAAGGVCTIAHPATFVRVALVERLVAAGLDGIETVHPAHDADLQAYWRGIAHRFGLIETGGSDYHGFGEHDDERFGTYTVPAERVRRLRRAA, from the coding sequence ATGCGCCGCGCCGACCTCCACACGCACACCACCGCCTCCGACGGGCGGCTCTCGCCGCCGGGCCTCGTGCAGAAGGCCCACCTTCGCGGTCTCGCCGCCCTCTCCATCACCGACCACGACACGCTCGCGGCTTATCCCACGGCCATCCTCGCCGCCGAAAAAGCCGGGATCGAGCTGATCCCCGGCGTGGAACTGAGCGCGAACGTGCACGGCCACGACGTCCACCTCCTCGGCTACGGGTTTGACCTCGCCGACGCCGGGCTGCGCGCGCACCTCGCCCGCTACCGAGAGGAGCGAGTCGGCCGCGCACGGGAGATGGTGGACCGGATGGCGGCGCTCGGCTATCCCGTGGCGTGGGAGCGGGTGCTGGAGATCGCCGGGGGCGGGGCGATCGGACGGCCGCACGTCGCCCGCGCCATCGTCGAGGCCGGGCACGCGGAGACGATCCAGGGCGCGTTCGCCGCGTTCATCGGCGACGACGCGCCGGCGTTCGTCCCGAAAGGCGAAGCCACGCCGGAAGAGTTGATCGCGTTGGTTCATGCGGCGGGCGGCGTGTGCACGATCGCCCATCCGGCTACGTTCGTCCGCGTCGCCCTCGTCGAGCGGCTCGTCGCGGCGGGCCTCGACGGGATCGAGACGGTCCACCCCGCGCACGACGCTGACCTGCAGGCGTATTGGCGCGGGATCGCGCACCGCTTCGGGCTCATCGAGACCGGTGGCTCCGACTACCACGGCTTCGGCGAGCACGACGACGAGCGGTTCGGGACGTACACCGTGCCGGCCGAGCGCGTCCGGCGGCTGCGGCGCGCGGCGTGA